The following proteins are encoded in a genomic region of Arachis stenosperma cultivar V10309 chromosome 4, arast.V10309.gnm1.PFL2, whole genome shotgun sequence:
- the LOC130976706 gene encoding AT-rich interactive domain-containing protein 1-like isoform X2 — MVLDPSTVNKESFGRKRKRESMSEMLSWLTGIAKNPCDPAVGSMPEKSKWKSYGSEEIWKQVLLFRQATYFSSDHVSWQKMHPCMYDDQVGANYNLRERLKSDKNLTCGVSSNMGGIQGGSERNPSPHSEVEKLLLDQCSMVPIPVGPSHQAEVPEWTGVAIESDSKWLGSQIWPSAEIKSKVIERDPIGAGRKDSCGCEVQGSVECVRFHIAQKRAKVKLELGVAFYLWNLHKTGEDVRRLWTEDDEKKFKDVVKLNPPSLEKCFWDQIFKSFPTKSREDLVSYYFNVFILQRRGYQNRNTPDDIDSDDDESEYGPLKNAFGHQTHRSRNITLLSPKKPKKTEHSK; from the exons ATGGTATTGGATCCATCCACTGTTAATAAAGAGAGCTTTGGtagaaagaggaagagagagTCTATGTCTGAAATGCTAAGCTGGCTTACTGGTATTGCTAAGAATCCTTGTGATCCTGCAGTTGGTTCAATGCCTGAAAAGTCAAAGTGGAAGTCTTATGGTAGTGAGGAGATCTGGAAGCAGGTTTTGCTGTTTCGGCAAGCCACCTATTTTAGCAGTGATCACGTCAGTTGGCAG AAGATGCATCCTTGCATGTATGATGATCAGGTTGGGGCAAACTACAACCTTAGAGAGAGGTTGAAATCTGACAAGAATTTAACTTGTGGTGTCTCTTCAAATATGGGAGGAATACAGGGAGGTTCCGAGAGAAACCCAAGTCCTCATTCAGAAGTGGAGAAACTGTTACTTGACCAATGTAGCATGGTGCCCATTCCTGTTGGGCCATCCCATCAAGCTGAAGTGCCTGAATGGACTGGTGTGGCAATTGAAAGTGATTCCAAGTGGTTGGGAAGCCAAATATGGCCATCGGCAGAGATAAAGTCCAAAGTCATAGAAAGAGATCCTATTGGAGCAGGAAGGAAAGATTCATGTGGCTGTGAAGTACAAGGTTCTGTTGAGTGTGTCCGGTTCCACATTGCTCAGAAAAGGGCTAAAGTTAAGTTGGAATTGGGTGTGGCTTTTTATCTGTGGAATTTACACAAGACAGGTGAAGATGTTAGGCGATTGTGGACAGAAGACGATGAGAAGAAGTTCAAGGATGTGGTGAAATTAAACCCTCCTTCacttgaaaaatgtttttgggatcaaattttcaaatcatttccTACAAAGAGCAGGGAAGATTTAGTAAGTTACTACTTCAATGTCTTTATTTTGCAGCGCAGAGGATACCAAAATAGGAATACTCCGGATGACATTGACAGTGACGATGATGAATCAGAATATGGTCCATTGAAGAATGCTTTTGGACATCAAACACATAGGTCGCGCAACATCACCTTGTTGTCTCCCAAAAAGCCCAAGAAAACGGAACATAGCAAGTGA
- the LOC130976706 gene encoding AT-rich interactive domain-containing protein 1-like isoform X1, whose amino-acid sequence MVLDPSTVNKESFGRKRKRESMSEMLSWLTGIAKNPCDPAVGSMPEKSKWKSYGSEEIWKQVLLFRQATYFSSDHVSWQSQKMHPCMYDDQVGANYNLRERLKSDKNLTCGVSSNMGGIQGGSERNPSPHSEVEKLLLDQCSMVPIPVGPSHQAEVPEWTGVAIESDSKWLGSQIWPSAEIKSKVIERDPIGAGRKDSCGCEVQGSVECVRFHIAQKRAKVKLELGVAFYLWNLHKTGEDVRRLWTEDDEKKFKDVVKLNPPSLEKCFWDQIFKSFPTKSREDLVSYYFNVFILQRRGYQNRNTPDDIDSDDDESEYGPLKNAFGHQTHRSRNITLLSPKKPKKTEHSK is encoded by the exons ATGGTATTGGATCCATCCACTGTTAATAAAGAGAGCTTTGGtagaaagaggaagagagagTCTATGTCTGAAATGCTAAGCTGGCTTACTGGTATTGCTAAGAATCCTTGTGATCCTGCAGTTGGTTCAATGCCTGAAAAGTCAAAGTGGAAGTCTTATGGTAGTGAGGAGATCTGGAAGCAGGTTTTGCTGTTTCGGCAAGCCACCTATTTTAGCAGTGATCACGTCAGTTGGCAG aGTCAGAAGATGCATCCTTGCATGTATGATGATCAGGTTGGGGCAAACTACAACCTTAGAGAGAGGTTGAAATCTGACAAGAATTTAACTTGTGGTGTCTCTTCAAATATGGGAGGAATACAGGGAGGTTCCGAGAGAAACCCAAGTCCTCATTCAGAAGTGGAGAAACTGTTACTTGACCAATGTAGCATGGTGCCCATTCCTGTTGGGCCATCCCATCAAGCTGAAGTGCCTGAATGGACTGGTGTGGCAATTGAAAGTGATTCCAAGTGGTTGGGAAGCCAAATATGGCCATCGGCAGAGATAAAGTCCAAAGTCATAGAAAGAGATCCTATTGGAGCAGGAAGGAAAGATTCATGTGGCTGTGAAGTACAAGGTTCTGTTGAGTGTGTCCGGTTCCACATTGCTCAGAAAAGGGCTAAAGTTAAGTTGGAATTGGGTGTGGCTTTTTATCTGTGGAATTTACACAAGACAGGTGAAGATGTTAGGCGATTGTGGACAGAAGACGATGAGAAGAAGTTCAAGGATGTGGTGAAATTAAACCCTCCTTCacttgaaaaatgtttttgggatcaaattttcaaatcatttccTACAAAGAGCAGGGAAGATTTAGTAAGTTACTACTTCAATGTCTTTATTTTGCAGCGCAGAGGATACCAAAATAGGAATACTCCGGATGACATTGACAGTGACGATGATGAATCAGAATATGGTCCATTGAAGAATGCTTTTGGACATCAAACACATAGGTCGCGCAACATCACCTTGTTGTCTCCCAAAAAGCCCAAGAAAACGGAACATAGCAAGTGA